In Candidatus Methylomirabilota bacterium, the following are encoded in one genomic region:
- a CDS encoding type III restriction endonuclease subunit M, with protein MPVLQFKGKTAIECYHHTVSHHTLEFDAALSVLGKGEKLGLDGNLIIEGDNLIALKALLPTHAGRIKCIYIDPPYNTGNEGWVYNDNLTQPQFKEWIGQTVGKEGEDATRHDKWCCMMYPRLQLLKELLRDDGAIFVSIGDDELAHLRMLMEEVFGPENFIATIVWRNSTGPKQSKHLSMSHDYILCFARKASEWNRNLLPRTADQEADYTNPDNDPRGPWRSGGLDARNYYSKGRYSITCPGGRVIKGPPGGSYWRMPEETLWEMDADGRIWWGEDGNNVPRIKRFLSEVQEGLIPQTVWDYDDVGHTQEAKQEYLQILSGMEVFTTPKPVALIKRILQIATSADDLVLDSFAGSGTTAHAVLEINKDDGGRRKFILVQIPYDTKDHEKEKLNICRMITAERTKRVIEGYAYTKRGARGKTSREKVAGLGGSFTYARVGKPLFGEYRDWGKQLPAYEELAKYIFYTETSRDFERKMMNEKSGKIGEHHGTSYYLLYTPDGQADRRLDMEWLKGLDKTEKNRNVVVYCEKIWVHRDDLAKFEQATRRTVRPMIVPFNLK; from the coding sequence TCGAAGGCGACAATCTCATCGCGCTCAAGGCGCTGCTTCCGACTCACGCAGGACGGATCAAGTGCATTTACATCGATCCCCCGTACAATACCGGCAACGAGGGGTGGGTTTATAACGACAATCTCACCCAACCACAGTTCAAGGAGTGGATCGGCCAGACGGTCGGCAAAGAAGGAGAGGACGCTACCCGCCACGATAAGTGGTGCTGTATGATGTACCCGCGCCTCCAGCTATTGAAGGAATTACTTCGTGACGACGGAGCGATCTTCGTGAGTATCGGCGACGACGAACTTGCACACCTACGGATGCTGATGGAAGAGGTGTTCGGTCCAGAAAATTTCATAGCAACAATCGTTTGGCGAAACAGTACCGGGCCTAAACAGTCCAAGCACCTTTCAATGAGTCACGATTACATTCTCTGTTTCGCAAGAAAAGCAAGCGAATGGAACCGCAACTTGCTTCCGAGAACGGCCGATCAAGAAGCTGATTATACGAACCCCGACAATGATCCAAGAGGCCCATGGCGGTCCGGTGGACTGGATGCCCGCAACTATTACAGTAAGGGCCGGTATTCGATTACTTGTCCGGGCGGACGGGTAATTAAGGGGCCGCCGGGCGGAAGTTACTGGCGGATGCCTGAAGAAACGCTTTGGGAGATGGATGCGGACGGACGAATTTGGTGGGGGGAGGACGGCAACAATGTTCCTCGGATTAAAAGATTCCTTTCTGAGGTTCAAGAGGGGTTAATTCCTCAGACAGTGTGGGATTACGATGACGTTGGACATACTCAAGAAGCAAAACAGGAATACCTTCAGATCCTTTCCGGCATGGAAGTATTCACGACACCCAAGCCAGTCGCGTTGATAAAACGCATCTTGCAGATTGCGACATCAGCGGACGATTTGGTTTTGGATTCCTTCGCTGGCAGTGGTACAACCGCACACGCTGTTTTGGAAATTAACAAAGACGACGGCGGGAGGCGCAAGTTTATCCTTGTCCAGATTCCTTACGATACAAAGGACCATGAAAAGGAAAAACTTAACATTTGCAGAATGATCACAGCCGAACGCACGAAAAGGGTCATTGAAGGGTACGCTTATACAAAACGAGGAGCGAGGGGGAAAACGAGTCGAGAAAAGGTAGCAGGTCTCGGCGGTTCCTTCACCTATGCCCGTGTCGGCAAGCCGCTCTTCGGGGAATACCGCGATTGGGGCAAGCAGTTGCCGGCCTATGAGGAGTTGGCCAAGTACATCTTCTATACGGAGACGAGCCGGGATTTTGAGCGGAAGATGATGAACGAGAAGAGCGGGAAGATCGGCGAACATCACGGGACCAGCTACTATCTGCTCTATACGCCCGACGGTCAGGCAGACCGCCGGTTGGACATGGAGTGGCTCAAGGGTCTCGATAAGACGGAGAAGAATAGGAACGTGGTGGTGTACTGTGAGAAAATATGGGTCCACCGTGACGACCTGGCGAAGTTTGAGCAAGCAACGAGGCGGACGGTACGGCCGATGATCGTCCCATTCAACCTAAAGTGA